Below is a genomic region from Actinomadura sp. NAK00032.
ATACCTCGGCCTGGTGGTCCCATCGGTAATCAGTTCGCTGAACAGGCAATAACCAGGCCACCAGCCGCAACGCGACCGGTCCGACATGCGTGAGCTACAGCTGGGCCACCAGGTCGAGCTGATACCAGGTGCCCGCCTTACCACCGAGGTCGGCCGGGACCGCTGGCCCCACCGGGACGAACCCGGCCTTGGCCAGCACCTTCTGGGACGCGACATTGTCATGGGAGGTCGCCGCCCGCAGTGTCCGCAGCCCGTGCCGCTCCGCCGCCAGCCCGCACAACTCCCGGACGGCCGCAGTCGCCACACCGCGTCCGGCAGCATCCTGCGCTACCCGGTAACCGAGTTCAGCGGTGCCGTCCTCGAAGCGATACAGGTTGAACCGGCCCAGAACCGAGCCGTCCTCGGAAACGAGCACGTAGAAGGCGCCATAGCCGGCGTCTTGCTCAGCCAACAAGGCACTGTGCTGCTCGGCGAACTGGTCGAAGAACGCGTCACCACGGTCGGTGATCGAGGCAGCGAAGTAGGCGCGGTTCTCCACCTCGAAGGCGAGGACCGCCGAGGCATGGTCAACATGCAGCCGCTGCAACTCGC
It encodes:
- a CDS encoding GNAT family N-acetyltransferase, with the translated sequence MGELQRLHVDHASAVLAFEVENRAYFAASITDRGDAFFDQFAEQHSALLAEQDAGYGAFYVLVSEDGSVLGRFNLYRFEDGTAELGYRVAQDAAGRGVATAAVRELCGLAAERHGLRTLRAATSHDNVASQKVLAKAGFVPVGPAVPADLGGKAGTWYQLDLVAQL